From the genome of Thermodesulfobacteriota bacterium:
TCGCTGAAGAGGAGGGGTTTTCGAGAGATGTCTGTGCCCTCCACAGGTGTTTTCTGGGATGCGCGGTTGCCAGGGAAAGAGACCCGTATCTTGATACCTTCTTTGCCCAACCTGACCTTATAATAGCCACCAATATTCCCTGCATATCCGAGTCCAAGTCTTTCCTTTATGTAGCTGATCACTATGGTATTCCTTACCACTTCATTGATGCTCCTATAAACACCTGGGGAAAGGATATCCCTGATTATGCCATTGAATACTATTCAGGCCAATTGAGGGGAGCCCTGGATTTTATGGAAAAACACGGATTAAATCTAAATACAGAGAGACTCAAAGAAACCGTTCGCCTTTCCAAGAGACTCGTTCAGCTCTGGAACGAGATAGACGAGTGCAGAAAGGTTGTACCTACTCCTATGAGCTCAGTTGATGGTTTCACCGCCTGTTACCCGCTTATTCAAATGCCAGGGACAGAGCTTGGCGTTAAACTATATGAAAAGTTACTCGCAGAAATGAAAGAAAAGATTAAAAGAAAGGAAAGTATCCTTAAGGACGAAAAGTTGCGACTTTTGTGGGTTGGAGTACCACCTCTCTACAACATGGGACTTCTCAACTACGTGGAGAAATACGGTGCTGTTGTTGTAAAGAGTATGGTAGAGTATTTAGCCGGAGGAGCATACGATCCTGCTGTTATAGATCCCGAAAAGCCCGTTGAGGGTATTGCTTATAAGGCCCTCATTGATATATTTAATCCGACATCGGAAAATATGTTGGATTTTGTTGTAAAGATTGTAAAAGACTTTCGCATCGATGGGCTAATAGGATCAGTCAAGAGGAGCTGCGGGCTTTTGCCC
Proteins encoded in this window:
- a CDS encoding 2-hydroxyacyl-CoA dehydratase family protein, with translation MTTKVTAPGKKSLQTTLEISKAIRAYYGGIKEAKREGKPIIWSYGLTPREIFNAVDAPVIYLEHLPMVLGAKQLSGKYIQIAEEEGFSRDVCALHRCFLGCAVARERDPYLDTFFAQPDLIIATNIPCISESKSFLYVADHYGIPYHFIDAPINTWGKDIPDYAIEYYSGQLRGALDFMEKHGLNLNTERLKETVRLSKRLVQLWNEIDECRKVVPTPMSSVDGFTACYPLIQMPGTELGVKLYEKLLAEMKEKIKRKESILKDEKLRLLWVGVPPLYNMGLLNYVEKYGAVVVKSMVEYLAGGAYDPAVIDPEKPVEGIAYKALIDIFNPTSENMLDFVVKIVKDFRIDGLIGSVKRSCGLLP